From the Bacteroidia bacterium genome, one window contains:
- a CDS encoding OmpA family protein, whose protein sequence is MMFRSARLSYFFRTATILFLVALLVTASQVFAQSADEVDTTGLRYGGFINYSLNMHSADFQKLPGIPNCCPRFETGDGGGFAIGGMVEWPFADSFAILFRLGYHDYSALLTDRENILVNVNGEAVPGVFEHSIDASLAALIFEPLVAWKLFGAFSLLAGPNLGYVLTKSFEQAETIVEPSDVGVFFNEQRRTRNEFSGDIPDAGTLTASFLAGARYEVPLNESRTLMAAPEVLYSIGLLSVADGLNWYSNSLRLGVGVLYRPESGTPEEKPLPPPPPPPPPPPAPPALSADINAVALAADGSEQPIATIRVEEFISTEMRPLLHYVFFDENSAQLPERYERLTPARAASFDVLSVKDRDILGTYHNILNIIGRRLTQYPEATLQLTGTNTDAGVEAGNLQLSRGRADAVKEYLLSAWNIASERITVDARGLPEKPSNVSDPDGIEENRRVEIVSTDPRILDPVVIDDTLRTVNPPVILYKPEVESQAGVTSWLVSVRQDGTVLKSFDGRGDVPRVLEWQVERERNSIPRGSASLTYRIDVTDAAAQQASSPLRSLPIEQLTVQKKRRERLGDKEIDRYNLILFEFNSEELGDRNRRIAGMIKPRIAANATVSITGYTDRIGELSVNEPLSLGRARSAALALGQPLEKATGLGETNMYTNDLPEGRFYCRTVSIVVETPVE, encoded by the coding sequence ATGATGTTTCGATCTGCACGGCTTTCGTATTTTTTCAGGACGGCGACAATACTGTTCCTCGTCGCTCTTCTCGTGACAGCCTCACAGGTGTTTGCGCAGAGCGCCGACGAGGTTGATACTACCGGACTGCGGTACGGCGGATTCATCAATTATTCGCTGAACATGCACTCCGCCGATTTCCAGAAACTTCCTGGAATCCCGAACTGCTGCCCGCGCTTCGAGACCGGAGACGGCGGAGGCTTCGCGATCGGTGGTATGGTGGAATGGCCCTTCGCCGACAGCTTCGCCATACTCTTCCGGCTCGGCTATCACGACTACAGCGCCTTGCTGACCGACAGGGAGAACATTCTCGTCAATGTCAACGGTGAAGCCGTCCCCGGTGTGTTCGAACACAGCATCGATGCCTCGCTTGCCGCACTGATTTTCGAACCGCTTGTGGCATGGAAGCTCTTCGGTGCATTTTCACTGCTCGCCGGACCCAATCTCGGCTACGTTCTGACGAAAAGCTTTGAACAGGCAGAGACAATCGTTGAGCCGTCGGATGTCGGTGTGTTTTTCAACGAACAGCGGAGGACACGCAACGAGTTCTCCGGCGACATTCCCGACGCAGGTACCCTGACCGCTTCTTTCCTCGCTGGTGCGCGCTACGAAGTTCCGCTCAATGAAAGCCGGACGCTCATGGCGGCTCCGGAAGTGCTGTACTCCATCGGCCTCCTGTCCGTCGCGGATGGACTGAACTGGTACTCGAATTCCCTGCGTCTGGGTGTCGGCGTGTTGTATCGACCGGAAAGCGGTACACCGGAGGAGAAGCCGCTCCCGCCACCACCACCTCCGCCACCACCGCCGCCGGCTCCCCCCGCGCTGAGCGCAGATATCAATGCTGTCGCGCTTGCAGCCGATGGTTCTGAGCAGCCCATCGCCACGATTCGTGTCGAGGAATTTATTTCCACGGAAATGCGTCCGCTGCTGCATTACGTGTTTTTCGACGAGAATAGCGCGCAGCTTCCCGAGCGCTACGAGCGCCTGACCCCGGCGCGAGCGGCTTCCTTCGATGTACTTTCCGTCAAGGACCGCGACATCCTCGGCACCTATCACAACATTCTCAATATCATCGGGCGGCGCCTGACGCAATACCCTGAGGCGACGCTGCAATTGACGGGCACGAATACCGATGCCGGAGTCGAGGCGGGGAATCTGCAACTGTCTCGCGGCCGCGCCGATGCTGTGAAGGAGTATCTCCTCTCTGCCTGGAACATCGCTTCGGAGCGCATCACGGTCGATGCACGAGGCCTTCCGGAAAAACCATCGAATGTGTCGGATCCTGACGGCATCGAGGAGAACCGCCGCGTGGAAATCGTCTCCACCGACCCGCGTATACTCGATCCCGTGGTGATCGACGATACTTTGCGCACCGTCAATCCGCCTGTCATTCTGTACAAGCCCGAGGTCGAAAGCCAGGCCGGCGTCACTTCCTGGCTGGTGTCCGTTCGTCAGGATGGAACCGTGCTCAAGAGTTTCGATGGACGAGGGGACGTCCCGCGCGTATTGGAATGGCAGGTCGAACGCGAGCGCAACAGCATTCCCCGCGGCAGCGCATCGCTCACCTATCGCATCGATGTCACCGATGCCGCCGCGCAGCAGGCCTCCTCGCCGCTGCGATCGCTGCCGATAGAGCAGCTCACCGTGCAGAAAAAGCGGCGCGAGCGACTCGGCGACAAGGAAATCGATCGTTACAATTTGATTCTCTTCGAATTCAATTCCGAAGAATTGGGCGACAGAAACAGACGCATCGCCGGTATGATCAAGCCGCGTATCGCCGCAAATGCGACGGTGAGCATCACGGGCTACACCGACCGTATCGGAGAACTGAGCGTCAATGAACCACTTTCTCTGGGGCGCGCACGATCTGCGGCGCTGGCGCTGGGTCAGCCATTGGAAAAGGCCACCGGTCTCGGTGAAACGAATATGTATACAAATGATCTGCCGGAAGGACGCTTCTATTGTCGCACGGTGAGCATTGTCGTGGAAACTCCGGTCGAATAA
- a CDS encoding carboxypeptidase regulatory-like domain-containing protein yields the protein MTRLIPLFTALFLLTLVISCSDDAATPPQDTVSFAGTVRDGANGTPMQGAEIVALRHDNGAEVARTVSDVDGSFTFPKVPRTALDVLVQKAGYSARRVENVDPTEQLDPEHTGLNVRMAPSSKECCDGVLTLTVTDANNAGIPQAKVQIKKNGNLIDDPRTDANGVVVVDNLCPGNYSIRISRDGYRVYEAAFVINESCEPVNHTAVLEAMQVCCTGVLTLTVKKALGAGIPGATVHLWKGGGIIATKSTDANGVAMFDSLCTGSYGINVEKQGYESRELTFTIGENCAPVEKFLVLEAPACCDGEFTMTVRDNNNNPIEGAKVVVKKNGVVKGEALTNASGVVVIGNLCEGGYTYRVSKEGWTVREGEFAINSSCDPVTRDVTMEQTQQVCCSGVLTLTVKDVNGNPIQGAKVLIKKNGVPISDPLTNASGVITVDGLCAGEYTYRISKDGWQVIEGSFAINTNCDPVTLLKTMEQTQQVCCSGVLTLTVKDVNGNPIQGAKVLVKKGGVAVEDPLTNAAGTIVIDGLCAGEYTYRISKEGWQVIEGSFVINTNCDPVTVLKTMEPTQQVCCSGVFTLTVKDANGNPIQGAKVYLKKSGSVVADPLTNANGQVVVSNLCAGAYTWKIVKDGFAVNEGSFAINEQCDPVVREATLISDTPCCTGVLTVTVKDGSNNPVAGAAVRLWKNSILQTTIQTDSNGVAVISDLCKGSYGVDVAKTGYQTREFTFSINASCDPFNKIVELIP from the coding sequence ATGACACGATTGATTCCGTTGTTCACGGCTCTTTTCCTCCTGACGCTGGTCATTTCTTGTTCGGATGACGCAGCCACTCCACCGCAGGATACCGTAAGTTTCGCGGGAACGGTGCGCGATGGCGCAAACGGTACACCAATGCAAGGTGCAGAGATTGTTGCCCTGCGGCACGACAATGGCGCTGAAGTCGCGCGGACCGTCTCCGATGTGGATGGTTCCTTCACGTTTCCGAAGGTTCCGAGAACCGCCCTTGACGTACTCGTGCAAAAAGCCGGATACAGCGCCCGGCGGGTCGAGAATGTCGATCCCACCGAGCAGCTCGATCCCGAGCACACTGGTCTGAATGTGCGCATGGCTCCCTCGTCCAAGGAATGCTGCGATGGCGTGCTCACTCTTACCGTGACCGATGCGAACAATGCCGGTATTCCCCAGGCCAAGGTGCAGATAAAGAAGAACGGCAATCTGATTGACGATCCCCGGACCGATGCCAACGGTGTCGTCGTCGTGGACAACCTGTGCCCCGGTAATTACAGCATTCGCATTTCCCGCGATGGCTACCGTGTGTACGAAGCCGCATTCGTGATCAACGAAAGCTGCGAGCCGGTAAATCATACCGCTGTGCTCGAAGCCATGCAGGTTTGCTGTACCGGTGTGTTGACGCTGACCGTCAAAAAGGCGCTCGGCGCGGGGATACCAGGTGCCACCGTTCATCTCTGGAAAGGCGGAGGCATTATTGCGACCAAGAGCACCGACGCCAATGGCGTCGCGATGTTCGATTCCCTCTGCACCGGATCGTATGGCATCAATGTCGAAAAACAGGGCTATGAAAGTCGTGAGCTGACATTCACCATCGGGGAGAATTGCGCTCCCGTGGAGAAATTCCTTGTTCTCGAAGCGCCCGCTTGCTGTGATGGTGAATTCACCATGACCGTGCGCGACAACAACAACAATCCCATTGAGGGAGCAAAAGTTGTTGTGAAAAAGAATGGGGTAGTGAAAGGCGAGGCGCTCACGAATGCGTCCGGTGTCGTCGTCATTGGCAATCTCTGCGAAGGTGGGTATACCTACCGCGTCAGTAAGGAGGGCTGGACGGTGCGTGAAGGCGAATTCGCCATCAACAGCTCCTGCGATCCCGTTACACGCGACGTGACCATGGAGCAGACGCAACAGGTGTGCTGCAGCGGTGTGCTCACCCTGACGGTGAAGGATGTCAACGGCAATCCCATTCAGGGTGCGAAAGTGTTGATCAAAAAGAACGGTGTACCGATCAGCGATCCGCTTACCAACGCCTCCGGTGTGATTACCGTGGACGGTCTCTGCGCGGGTGAATACACCTACCGCATTTCCAAAGATGGCTGGCAGGTAATCGAGGGCAGCTTCGCCATCAACACGAATTGTGATCCTGTCACCTTGCTCAAAACCATGGAACAGACGCAGCAGGTGTGCTGCAGCGGTGTACTCACCCTGACGGTGAAGGATGTCAACGGCAATCCCATTCAGGGCGCGAAAGTACTCGTCAAAAAGGGTGGCGTCGCTGTCGAAGATCCTCTCACCAATGCCGCCGGCACGATAGTGATTGATGGTCTGTGCGCCGGGGAATACACCTATCGCATCTCCAAAGAGGGCTGGCAGGTAATCGAGGGCAGCTTCGTCATCAACACGAATTGTGACCCCGTCACTGTGCTTAAGACCATGGAACCGACGCAGCAGGTGTGCTGCAGCGGTGTTTTCACACTGACGGTAAAGGACGCCAACGGCAATCCCATTCAAGGTGCCAAAGTGTATCTCAAAAAATCCGGATCTGTGGTTGCCGATCCGCTGACCAATGCCAACGGACAAGTGGTCGTCAGCAATCTCTGTGCCGGTGCGTATACCTGGAAAATCGTGAAGGATGGTTTTGCCGTCAACGAGGGCAGCTTCGCCATCAATGAGCAATGCGATCCTGTGGTTCGCGAGGCGACCCTGATCTCCGATACACCCTGCTGCACAGGCGTGCTTACCGTGACGGTAAAGGACGGCTCGAACAATCCCGTCGCCGGTGCGGCCGTACGACTCTGGAAAAACAGCATCCTGCAAACCACCATCCAGACCGACTCGAACGGTGTTGCTGTCATTTCGGACCTTTGCAAAGGCTCCTACGGTGTGGATGTCGCAAAAACAGGATACCAGACCCGGGAGTTCACGTTCAGCATCAATGCAAGCTGCGATCCGTTCAACAAGATTGTGGAACTCATTCCCTGA
- a CDS encoding T9SS type A sorting domain-containing protein, translated as MRLFQHVLLALVLTVCFAGGSQAQLQFTRADAEPMMQNGTATTFDATNAPGSTFNLGSKGSGNTWDFTVYQYSSDQYERVYVDPSLTPYSDMFEGATHAMYFDATSESYSYFLLNDAGLYSLGVATEVQGMPYIMAYKPPMPQFLFPMQLGSKWTYTGDPVVPLEGMTQETVMTVEAISSGTLKTPRGSYEALCIKNVTKLTVRFEIGGQVLSEGYTTNTDYMFMTKNGVAATLAVDSADSDSMTPMLLEAGYSVDGNVNAVEDFASVRPFALRSVWPNPAQSGSTLNVGWTQERGANMRIALYDMLGRELRPVFDGYAPSGSHALTIPTNDLPAGLYMLRGQSAGMNSAMQRIMIVR; from the coding sequence ATGCGTTTGTTTCAACATGTCTTGCTTGCTCTCGTACTCACGGTGTGTTTTGCGGGAGGTTCGCAGGCACAATTGCAATTTACCCGTGCCGACGCCGAGCCGATGATGCAGAATGGGACCGCGACGACGTTTGACGCAACCAACGCGCCCGGGAGCACATTCAACCTGGGAAGCAAGGGCAGCGGTAATACATGGGATTTCACCGTGTATCAGTACTCATCAGATCAATACGAGCGTGTGTATGTCGATCCCTCCCTCACTCCGTATTCGGATATGTTCGAAGGCGCGACGCATGCCATGTACTTCGATGCCACGTCAGAATCGTACTCCTATTTTCTGCTCAACGATGCCGGACTCTATTCACTCGGTGTGGCAACCGAGGTGCAGGGCATGCCCTACATCATGGCCTACAAGCCGCCTATGCCGCAATTTCTTTTTCCGATGCAGCTCGGCAGCAAATGGACCTACACCGGCGATCCTGTCGTTCCGCTCGAAGGTATGACGCAGGAAACGGTCATGACCGTTGAGGCAATTTCCTCCGGCACACTGAAGACGCCTCGGGGCTCGTACGAGGCTTTGTGCATCAAAAACGTGACCAAGCTGACCGTCCGTTTTGAAATCGGCGGACAGGTGTTGTCCGAGGGCTACACCACGAACACGGATTACATGTTCATGACGAAGAACGGCGTCGCCGCCACGCTCGCTGTAGACAGTGCCGATTCGGACAGCATGACTCCGATGCTGCTGGAAGCCGGCTACTCGGTGGACGGAAATGTCAACGCGGTTGAGGATTTCGCTTCCGTCCGGCCATTCGCGCTTCGGTCGGTGTGGCCCAATCCCGCGCAGAGCGGCAGTACCTTGAATGTGGGCTGGACGCAGGAACGCGGCGCCAACATGCGCATCGCGTTGTACGATATGCTCGGTCGCGAGCTCCGGCCGGTATTCGACGGTTATGCCCCATCGGGCAGCCACGCACTGACCATCCCGACGAACGATCTTCCCGCCGGACTGTACATGCTTCGCGGTCAGTCCGCAGGCATGAACAGCGCGATGCAGCGCATCATGATCGTTCGCTGA
- a CDS encoding DUF5714 domain-containing protein: MHQVFRSDDDLCQFCGAERVPGIEDIDVLCSICESPLTGASVCTAGHAICPDCKALSAVEVIERYCRTTRERDPQAIVEILMGHSAVRLQGADHHFLVPAALIAAYANSTEDATDRALRLHEARILAECAHEGQCGSSGRCGAATGSGIFFQVFARTSEFADFEKQWSTRAVSRTLERIGDDARHRCCKMDTSLAVLEAAQFLFETTGVRIGVQTHRACGLSKLNQECLATSCPFYNNPLRELGLDGVA, encoded by the coding sequence ATGCATCAGGTATTCCGTTCGGACGATGACCTCTGTCAGTTTTGCGGCGCGGAACGTGTGCCGGGAATCGAGGACATTGATGTGTTGTGCAGTATCTGTGAATCGCCGCTCACCGGAGCTTCGGTGTGCACTGCGGGACATGCCATATGTCCCGACTGCAAAGCTCTTTCGGCGGTGGAAGTTATCGAGCGCTACTGCCGCACGACGAGAGAGCGCGACCCGCAAGCTATCGTCGAGATTCTGATGGGACATTCCGCAGTGCGACTGCAGGGCGCGGATCATCATTTCCTCGTACCCGCGGCGCTCATAGCGGCGTACGCGAACTCCACGGAGGACGCGACGGACCGCGCCCTCCGTCTTCACGAGGCGAGGATTCTCGCCGAATGCGCACATGAAGGTCAATGCGGCAGCAGCGGTCGCTGCGGAGCCGCAACGGGAAGCGGGATTTTTTTCCAGGTGTTTGCGCGGACGTCCGAGTTCGCGGATTTTGAGAAGCAATGGAGCACGCGCGCTGTGTCGAGAACACTCGAGCGTATTGGAGACGACGCGCGACATCGTTGCTGCAAAATGGATACGTCACTCGCCGTGCTCGAGGCCGCGCAATTTCTCTTCGAAACCACCGGTGTCCGTATCGGCGTGCAGACGCACAGGGCTTGTGGACTGTCCAAACTCAATCAGGAGTGCCTCGCGACAAGCTGCCCGTTTTACAACAATCCGCTCAGGGAATTGGGCCTGGACGGCGTCGCCTGA
- a CDS encoding DUF72 domain-containing protein: MADFRIGTCSWKYGEWKGVVYSSDKGIDFLAEYARKFDTVEIDQWFWSLHGPGKIAMPDERTVRSYAQAVPDDFRFTIKAPNSVTLTHFYAKSKQAPLGANDHFLSVSLFNRFLESVAPLLPRTACVMLQFEYLNRQKMQGRDQFLEKLASFLEHYDESIPIGIETRNPNYLSRQYFDLLTDAGAQHVFLQGYYMPDIREVLRAHGYTGRKTVIRLHGPDRKGMEEKSGGVWSRLIETRDEELRGIAERVATLLGDGVDVIVNVNNHYEGCAPLTIERFMTLLRAALQEAGVPLPSRLESTS, translated from the coding sequence ATGGCGGATTTCAGAATAGGAACATGCAGTTGGAAATACGGTGAATGGAAAGGTGTCGTGTATTCATCGGACAAAGGGATAGATTTTCTCGCCGAATATGCGCGGAAATTCGACACAGTGGAAATTGATCAATGGTTTTGGTCGCTGCACGGTCCGGGGAAGATTGCCATGCCGGATGAGCGCACCGTCCGCTCCTATGCCCAGGCTGTTCCCGATGATTTCCGGTTCACGATCAAGGCGCCCAACAGTGTGACGCTCACGCATTTCTATGCGAAATCGAAACAGGCGCCTCTCGGGGCAAACGATCACTTTCTTTCTGTCTCTCTTTTCAATCGTTTTCTCGAATCCGTCGCACCGCTGCTGCCGCGCACCGCGTGCGTCATGCTGCAATTCGAATATCTGAACCGGCAGAAAATGCAGGGGCGGGATCAATTTCTGGAGAAGCTGGCGTCCTTTCTCGAACACTATGACGAGAGCATTCCCATCGGTATCGAGACGAGGAATCCGAATTATCTGTCGCGACAGTATTTCGATCTGCTCACGGACGCGGGAGCGCAGCATGTATTCCTGCAAGGGTATTACATGCCGGATATTCGGGAGGTCCTCCGCGCACATGGCTACACCGGGAGGAAGACGGTGATCCGTCTGCACGGACCGGACAGAAAGGGGATGGAGGAAAAAAGCGGCGGTGTGTGGAGTCGATTGATCGAAACGCGTGACGAGGAATTGCGGGGAATCGCAGAACGTGTCGCGACGTTACTCGGGGATGGCGTTGACGTCATTGTGAACGTCAACAACCATTACGAAGGGTGTGCACCGCTGACCATCGAGCGCTTCATGACTCTGCTGCGGGCGGCGCTTCAGGAGGCCGGTGTGCCCCTCCCCTCACGGTTGGAAAGTACATCGTAG
- a CDS encoding sigma-54 dependent transcriptional regulator translates to MSEQYRVCIVDDDLATRRLMELTIGRAWGHEVRVFESGIRFLEAFPDDPGIVLLDIMMSGMTGVDVLRHIKERSPSTPVIMLSAQGNINVAVETMKLGAEDYFTKPVDFNRLRFALEKAVRLQQLEHRVRQLQEAVEGEASFEGIIGADGAMRNVLRLADKARHSDITVLIEGESGTGKELIARAIHFNGKRREQPFVVLNCAAIPRDLLESELFGHERGAFTGAVDRKPGKFELAHQGTIFLDEIGEMDLALQAKLLRVLQQQEFERVGGTETVRVNVRVISATNRELARMVADGLFREDLYYRLCTFPVKLPPLRERPADILLLAEHFLGVFARKEGRDGLLFSRLAVERMTSYHWPGNIRELQARIERAVLLSEGQEIPESLFPIPTTLPPPHPPEVMPPIETVPDGSAPIIPLEELKKQALLNALHTTGWNIKEAATLLGIGRTTAYRMMDEYGIHAKET, encoded by the coding sequence ATGTCCGAACAGTATCGCGTCTGCATCGTGGATGATGATCTCGCCACACGGCGCCTGATGGAACTCACCATCGGCCGCGCATGGGGACACGAGGTCCGCGTGTTCGAAAGCGGCATCCGCTTTCTTGAGGCGTTCCCCGACGACCCCGGCATCGTGTTGCTCGACATCATGATGAGCGGAATGACCGGCGTGGACGTGCTGCGTCATATCAAGGAGCGCTCGCCGTCGACACCGGTGATCATGCTGTCCGCTCAAGGGAATATCAATGTCGCCGTCGAGACCATGAAGCTCGGTGCCGAGGACTATTTTACGAAACCGGTGGACTTCAACCGACTCCGCTTTGCGCTGGAGAAAGCAGTACGTCTTCAGCAGCTGGAGCACCGGGTGCGGCAGTTGCAGGAAGCGGTGGAAGGAGAAGCCAGTTTTGAGGGCATCATAGGAGCGGATGGAGCCATGCGCAATGTCCTGCGCCTTGCCGACAAGGCGCGGCACAGCGATATCACGGTGCTGATCGAAGGGGAGAGCGGTACCGGCAAGGAACTGATCGCCCGCGCGATTCACTTCAACGGCAAGCGCCGGGAGCAGCCTTTCGTGGTGCTCAACTGCGCGGCAATACCAAGGGATCTGCTCGAGAGCGAGCTTTTCGGGCATGAACGCGGCGCATTCACCGGAGCAGTGGACAGAAAGCCCGGCAAGTTCGAGCTTGCGCATCAAGGGACCATTTTTCTTGATGAAATCGGGGAGATGGACCTCGCCCTGCAGGCGAAGTTGCTGCGCGTCCTGCAGCAGCAGGAGTTCGAACGTGTGGGCGGCACCGAAACGGTACGGGTGAATGTACGCGTGATATCGGCAACCAACAGGGAACTCGCGCGCATGGTGGCGGACGGCCTGTTCCGTGAAGATCTGTACTACCGTTTGTGCACTTTTCCCGTCAAGCTTCCCCCGCTGCGTGAGCGACCGGCGGACATCCTTCTGCTTGCGGAACACTTCCTTGGCGTCTTCGCGAGGAAAGAGGGGAGAGACGGCCTCCTCTTCTCACGGCTTGCGGTCGAACGCATGACATCCTATCACTGGCCGGGGAATATCCGCGAGTTGCAGGCACGCATTGAACGGGCGGTGTTACTCAGCGAAGGACAAGAAATCCCCGAGTCCCTGTTTCCGATTCCAACCACGCTGCCCCCCCCGCATCCGCCCGAAGTCATGCCGCCCATCGAAACCGTTCCTGACGGGTCCGCTCCCATCATCCCGCTGGAGGAACTGAAGAAACAGGCTCTGCTCAACGCACTGCATACCACAGGCTGGAACATCAAGGAAGCCGCCACACTGCTGGGCATCGGGCGCACCACCGCGTATCGCATGATGGACGAATATGGGATACACGCGAAGGAAACCTAG
- a CDS encoding acyl-CoA dehydrogenase family protein: protein MHTTPDFYNIDALLTEEELLVRDTVRNFVAKEVLPIIEEANREHRFPLHLAKRMAELGIFGATLPEQYGCAGANNVMYGLMMQELERGDSGVRSFASVQSSLVMYPIYRYGTEEQRQHWLPRLATADAIGCFGLTEPDHGSDPGGMETKAVRDGKEFVLNGAKMWITNGTIADVAVVWAKLDGEIRGFLVEKNTPGFTAPEMRGKHSLKASVTSELVFQDCRIPESNILPEAAGLKAPLSCLTQARYGIAWGAMGAAMACYDTAVSYAVTRKQFDRPIGSFQLVQQKLVAMLTEITKGRLLALHLGRMKDSNTMTFGHVSMAKRNNVHAALEIARMARDVLGANGILDEYPVMRHMNNLESVYTYEGTHDIHTLILGHEITGLPAYS, encoded by the coding sequence ATGCACACCACCCCCGATTTCTACAACATCGACGCACTGCTCACCGAAGAAGAACTCCTCGTCCGCGATACCGTTCGCAATTTCGTCGCGAAAGAGGTGCTTCCGATCATCGAGGAAGCGAACCGCGAGCATCGCTTCCCCTTGCATCTCGCAAAGCGCATGGCCGAACTCGGCATCTTCGGCGCGACGCTCCCCGAGCAATACGGCTGTGCGGGCGCCAACAACGTCATGTACGGCCTGATGATGCAGGAACTCGAACGCGGCGACAGCGGTGTCCGCAGTTTCGCCAGCGTACAAAGCAGTCTGGTCATGTATCCCATATACCGCTATGGAACAGAGGAGCAACGCCAGCACTGGCTGCCACGGCTCGCCACTGCGGATGCCATCGGTTGCTTCGGACTCACGGAACCGGATCATGGCTCCGACCCCGGCGGCATGGAGACGAAAGCCGTACGCGACGGCAAGGAATTCGTTCTCAACGGCGCAAAAATGTGGATCACCAACGGGACCATCGCGGATGTTGCGGTGGTGTGGGCCAAGCTCGACGGAGAGATACGCGGCTTCCTCGTGGAGAAGAATACGCCCGGCTTCACCGCCCCGGAAATGCGCGGTAAACATTCACTCAAGGCATCCGTGACCTCGGAACTCGTCTTCCAGGACTGCAGAATCCCCGAAAGCAACATTCTGCCGGAGGCCGCCGGACTCAAGGCGCCGCTGTCCTGCCTGACGCAGGCACGCTACGGTATTGCCTGGGGTGCAATGGGTGCGGCTATGGCGTGCTACGACACCGCGGTCAGCTACGCCGTCACACGCAAACAGTTCGACCGTCCCATCGGCTCCTTCCAGCTTGTCCAGCAGAAGCTCGTTGCGATGTTGACTGAAATCACCAAGGGACGCCTGCTCGCGCTGCATCTCGGAAGAATGAAGGATAGCAATACCATGACCTTCGGCCATGTTTCCATGGCCAAGCGCAACAACGTCCATGCCGCGCTGGAAATTGCGCGCATGGCGCGCGACGTCCTCGGCGCCAACGGCATTCTCGACGAGTATCCCGTGATGCGGCACATGAACAACCTCGAGTCTGTGTACACGTACGAAGGTACACACGACATTCACACGCTCATTCTCGGACACGAAATCACCGGCCTGCCGGCATACAGCTAA